From one Branchiostoma floridae strain S238N-H82 chromosome 3, Bfl_VNyyK, whole genome shotgun sequence genomic stretch:
- the LOC118412100 gene encoding uncharacterized protein LOC118412100 isoform X1 — MLPFYDPERELMRTIMKSLLAMITGIGAFLVVVSFVLILCSSKSDGTARTDTGTLWAGGLMLTPALLYLIYVCLTASGGDWPEMGEDGCDSTDGELLGGSGEMAGSGARRAEGLDEMTDGPLFPWQLPSEIMRGDGMGNYNVSRDFRRGRGGEFSPEGGIRFHGGQWRRELHNKNDRNNGRRGMAFGGGHGRYASSRRCFRSREGVREDLPSVRDGGQIQVVVPSPPPYEEVTSEDRRHLGNQSEAGAAPRPPPYASVAEADERTRQQTSRTEEPRSSEQCPSYTEAIRSPTSASPTEEMPHELPPVPPPAYEEVVNR, encoded by the exons ATGTTGCCCTTCTACGATCCGGAGAGAGAGCTGATGAGGACCATCATGAAGTCCCTGTTGGCCATGATAACGGGGATAGGGGCGTTCTTGGTCGTGGTGAGTTTCGTCCTGATCTTGTGCAGCTCCAAATCGGACGGCACGGCTAGAACGGATACGGGGACGCTGTGGGCGGGAGGGCTGATGCTCACCCCGGCATTGCTGTATCTGATTTACGTTTGCTTGACGGCGAGCGGAGGAGACTGGCCCGAGATGGGGGAGGACGGCTGCGATAGTACAGACGGCGAGCTGCTGGGAGGGAGCGGCGAAATGGCGGGAAGCGGGGCTCGGAGAGCCGAGGGATTGGACGAGATGACGGATGGACCGCTATTTCCATGGCAACTGCCGAGTGAAATAATGAGAGGCGACGGCATGGGGAATTACAATGTCTCGCGAGACTTCAGacgggggaggggaggggagttTTCGCCGGAGGGCGGTATACGCTTCCACGGGGGACAATGGCGCCGTGAACTGCACAATAAGAACGATAGGAACAACGGGAGACGGGGAATGGCTTTTGGAGGGGGTCACGGCAGGTACGCTTCGTCAAGGCGGTGCTTCAG ATCACGAGAGGGCGTCAGAGAAGACCTACCTAGCGTGAGAGATGGCGGGCAGATCCAAGTGGTCGTCCCATCACCACCTCCGTACGAGGAAGTGACGTCAGaagaccgccgccatcttgggaaCCAGAGCGAGGCTGGCGCTGCCCCTCGGCCGCCACCGTACGCGTCCGTGGCGGAAGCTGACGAGCGAACACGACAACAAACGTCTCGGACAGAAGAACCACGGAGTTCCGAACAATGCCCGTCATACACAGAGGCAAtaagaagccctacaagtgcgaGTCCTACCGAAGAAATGCCCCATGAACTACCACCCGTGCCACCCCCTGCTTACGAAGAGGTCGTCAACAGATAG
- the LOC118412100 gene encoding proline-, glutamic acid- and leucine-rich protein 1-like isoform X3, which produces MPHRRARRGEPSWFQTANDDATSFWFRDLIRMGILPEAWGRQRVPGPRYKPWWFRGERKGHTVVLIVTEIGFMSAIIGLIVGLHMNYLGPIIFAVGIILLVPAGFWLIWEFNMATRADRRERQRREEDEEAGDGEEDADDEEEEGPVAERRSREGVREDLPSVRDGGQIQVVVPSPPPYEEVTSEDRRHLGNQSEAGAAPRPPPYASVAEADERTRQQTSRTEEPRSSEQCPSYTEAIRSPTSASPTEEMPHELPPVPPPAYEEVVNR; this is translated from the exons ATGCCGCACAGAAGAGCAAGAAGGGGCGAACCAAGCTGGTTTCAGACGGCAAACGACGATGCCACGTCGTTCTGGTTTCGGGACTTGATACGCATGGGCATCCTTCCGGAGGCCTGGGGCCGGCAGAGGGTGCCCGGGCCCCGGTACAAGCCGTGGTGGTTCCGCGGGGAGCGGAAGGGGCACACGGTGGTCCTCATCGTGACCGAGATCGGCTTCATGTCGGCAATAATCGGCTTGATCGTCGGGCTGCACATGAACTACCTCGGCCCCATCATTTTCGCAGTAGGGATCATTCTGCTCGTACCGGCTGGGTTCTGGTTAATCTGGGAGTTCAACATGGCGACTCGAGCTGACAGACGAGAGAGACAAAGACGAGAAGAAGACGAGGAGGCTGGAGATGGGGAGGAGGATGCTgatgatgaagaggaggaggggCCTGTCGCGGAGAGGAG ATCACGAGAGGGCGTCAGAGAAGACCTACCTAGCGTGAGAGATGGCGGGCAGATCCAAGTGGTCGTCCCATCACCACCTCCGTACGAGGAAGTGACGTCAGaagaccgccgccatcttgggaaCCAGAGCGAGGCTGGCGCTGCCCCTCGGCCGCCACCGTACGCGTCCGTGGCGGAAGCTGACGAGCGAACACGACAACAAACGTCTCGGACAGAAGAACCACGGAGTTCCGAACAATGCCCGTCATACACAGAGGCAAtaagaagccctacaagtgcgaGTCCTACCGAAGAAATGCCCCATGAACTACCACCCGTGCCACCCCCTGCTTACGAAGAGGTCGTCAACAGATAG
- the LOC118412100 gene encoding uncharacterized protein LOC118412100 isoform X2 produces the protein MNAESTDILSVHGNMRTRRDTNSAEDDEMSHCLSELVRMGLLREAWGRQLHSAPGWQWWIRGEKRGHGAVLIVTEIGFLSTIIGLIVGLHMNYLGPIVFAVGIITLLPSGLWLIWEFKMATLRRQRRDVEEEEGDDEEQNDDDEEENPVTERRSREGVREDLPSVRDGGQIQVVVPSPPPYEEVTSEDRRHLGNQSEAGAAPRPPPYASVAEADERTRQQTSRTEEPRSSEQCPSYTEAIRSPTSASPTEEMPHELPPVPPPAYEEVVNR, from the exons ATGAACGCTGAGTCTACCGACATCTTGAGTGTCCATGGAAATATGAGAACAAGGAGAGACACTAATTCTGCTGAAGATGATGAGATGTCCCACTGCCTGAGTGAACTAGTACGGATGGGACTCCTGCGCGAGGCATGGGGGCGGCAGCTCCACAGCGCCCCGGGGTGGCAGTGGTGGATCCGCGGGGAGAAGAGAGGCCACGGCGCGGTTCTCATCGTCACCGAGATCGGCTTCCTCTCAACTATCATCGGCTTGATCGTCGGGCTCCACATGAACTATCTGGGTCCCATCGTCTTCGCAGTTGGCATCATTACGCTTTTACCATCCGGGCTGTGGCTGATCTGGGAATTTAAAATGGCGACTCTAAGAAGGCAAAGACGAGACGTTGAGGAGGAGGAAGGAGATGATGAAGAACAAAATGACGATGATGAGGAAGAAAATCCAGTCACGGAGAGGAG ATCACGAGAGGGCGTCAGAGAAGACCTACCTAGCGTGAGAGATGGCGGGCAGATCCAAGTGGTCGTCCCATCACCACCTCCGTACGAGGAAGTGACGTCAGaagaccgccgccatcttgggaaCCAGAGCGAGGCTGGCGCTGCCCCTCGGCCGCCACCGTACGCGTCCGTGGCGGAAGCTGACGAGCGAACACGACAACAAACGTCTCGGACAGAAGAACCACGGAGTTCCGAACAATGCCCGTCATACACAGAGGCAAtaagaagccctacaagtgcgaGTCCTACCGAAGAAATGCCCCATGAACTACCACCCGTGCCACCCCCTGCTTACGAAGAGGTCGTCAACAGATAG